In Oryzias melastigma strain HK-1 linkage group LG16, ASM292280v2, whole genome shotgun sequence, a single genomic region encodes these proteins:
- the fbxo32 gene encoding F-box only protein 32, translated as MPFLGQDWRSPGQNWVKTEDGWKKTTLEENNKVSMESFCKVKEEECFNKENLLLSLGYEMSAKKRKKDLMNNNTKAPYFHREKWIYVHKGSTKERHGYCTLGEAFNRLDFCSAIKDTRRFNYVVRLLELIAKSQLPSLSGVAQKNYMNILERVVQKVLDDQQNVRPIKELLQTLYVSLCGLVQDMGKSVLVGNINMWVHRMENILQWQQQLDNIQINRPTCTGMTLTDLPASLQLNIMHRLSDGRDLVSLGQVCPELGALTEDRLLWKKLCQYHFTDRQIRKRLMLSDKGHLEWKKMYFKLSRCYPQREQYSDTLHFCTHCHILFWKDHPCTANNPENCTMSLSPQDFINLFNF; from the exons ATGCCTTTTCTGGGACAGGACTGGAGGTCGCCGGGTCAAAATTGGGTCAAAACCGAAGATGGTTGGAAGAAGACAACTTTAGAGGAGAACAATAAAGTCTCGATGGAAAG CTTCTGTAAAGTGAAAGAGGAGGAGTGCTTTAACAAGGAGAACCTGCTGCTCTCTCTTGGTTATGAAATGTCTgcaaagaagaggaaaaaagaccTGATGAACAATAACACCAAAGCCCCCT ATTTCCACAGGGAAAAGTGGATTTATGTTCACAAGGGAAGCACCAAAGAG CGCCATGGATATTGTACGCTGGGAGAGGCCTTCAACCGCTTGGATTTCTGCAGCGCCATCAAGGACACCAGAAGATTTAATTACGTTGTCAGA ctcctggagCTTATCGCCAAGTCCCAGCTCCCCTCGCTCAGTGGAGTGGCACAGAAAAACTACATGAATATTCTGGAGAGGGTTGTTCAGAAAG TCCTGGATGACCAGCAGAACGTGCGCCCCATCAAAGAGCTGCTGCAGACGCTCTACGTCTCGCTGTGTGGTCTGGTTCAGGACATGGGCAAGTCCGTCCTGGTGGGGAACATCAACATGTGGGTGCACCGCATGGAGAACATCCTGCAgtggcagcagcagctggacaaCATCCAGATAAACCGG CCCACATGCACAGGCATGACTCTGACCGACCTGCCTGCCAGTCTGCAGCTCAACATTATGCATCGCCTGTCAGACGGCAGGGACCTGGTGAGCCTGGGCCAAGTGTGTCCGGAGCTGGGAGCCCTGACAGAAGACCGGCTGCTGTGGAAGAAACTCTGCCAGTACCACTTCACTGACCGACAG ATTCGCAAGCGTTTGATGTTGTCGGACAAAGGCCACCTGGAGTGgaagaaaatgtactttaaactGAGCCGCTGCTATCCTCAAAGAGAGCAGTACAGCGACACCCTGCACTTCTGCACGCACTGCCACATCCTTTTCTGGAAG GATCATCCCTGCACAGCAAACAACCCAGAAAACTGCACCATGTCCCTCTCCCCTCAAGATTTCatcaacctgttcaacttctga
- the klhl38b gene encoding kelch-like protein 38 encodes MEAPPTEVHHYRDKEQSSSLLLQLNRLRQDNILTDVLLCSGTTQIPCHRAVLVSSSPYFRAMFCHDFVEKQQTKIDLKGISPTILSSIIDYVYTGLVSLSMDVVLPLMQVASMLQYVRLFEICSSFLQENLSPDNCLSMIRLSEIMNCSSLREKAKEMAMKSFSEVSACEDLCELSLSELMGYLDDDNLCAEEEQVFEALVAWIHHDPMSRRGTISDLFKKVRLRHIHPTYLFQFIANDPLIQSSTLCTELIESVRRLMFCVDLKCIQNFTVDLSPLWHAPRRYAYQETLVVIGGRKNSEQTSREALAFDESTQRWKWLAKVPVRLYKPSYVALHSVLYVIGGLTTNTKHSHVSKTVYTLSLKSNQWRTAESMLEPRFAHQSISYLHFIFVLGGLGPDRRLTSSVQRYNSMFNQWEWMAPMPEAVLHPAVAATNQRIYMFGGEDALKNPVRLIQVYHIGRNMWSKMENRTVKNVSAPAVVVDELIYIVGGYTRRMLAYDARTNRFTMCANLKERKMHHSAVVLNSKLYVTGGRYLTGQDDVEDSNSFEVYDSKTDSWTSAGSLPHKLFDHGSVTLTCVSETRAKQN; translated from the exons atGGAGGCACCTCCGACTGAGGTCCACCACTACAGAGACAAGGAGCAGTCTTCCAGTCTGCTTCTGCAGCTCAACAGACTGAGACAGGACAACATCCTGACTGACGTGTTGCTGTGTTCTGGTACCACTCAAATCCCCTGCCACCGGGCGGTCCTGGTGTCCAGCAGTCCGTACTTCAGAGCCATGTTCTGCCACGACTTTGTGGAGAAACAGCAGACCAAGATTGACCTAAAGGGCATCTCACCAACTATTCTGAGCAGCATCATCGACTATGTTTACACCGGACTCGTTAGTCTCAGTATGGACGTTGTGCTCCCTCTGATGCAGGTGGCGTCCATGTTGCAGTACGTCCGTCTTTTTGAGATCTGCTCAAGTTTCCTTCAGGAGAACCTGAGTCCAGACAACTGTTTAAGCATGATAAGACTTTCTGAGATCATGAATTGTAGCAGTTTGAGAGAAAAAGCTAAAGAAATGGCCATGAAGAGCTTCTCTGAAGTGTCAGCGTGTGAAGACCTGTGTGAGCTCTCCCTATCAGAGCTGATGGGGTACCTGGATGATGACAACCTTTGTGCAGAGGAAGAGCAGGTCTTTGAAGCGCTTGTTGCTTGGATCCACCATGACCCCATGTCCAGGCGTGGGACCATCAGTGACCTTTTCAAAAAGGTTCGCCTTCGACACATCCACCCAACCTACCTCTTCCAGTTCATCGCAAATGACCCTCTGATCCAGTCCTCCACCCTCTGCACTGAGCTCATAGAATCTGTGAGACGCCTCATGTTCTGCGTCGACTTAAAATGCATCCAAAACTTCACGGTTGACTTATCGCCTCTCTGGCACGCCCCCCGGCGATACGCCTATCAGGAAACATTGGTGGTGATCGGAGGGAGGAAGAACAGCGAGCAGACCTCGAGGGAGGCTTTAGCCTTCGATGAGAGCACCCAGAGGTGGAAATGGCTCGCCAAAGTGCCCGTTCGTCTTTACAAACCGTCTTACGTCGCGCTACACAGCGTCCTGTACGTAATCGGAGGCCTGACCACAAACACAAAGCACAGCCACGTCAGTAAAACCGTCTACACGCTGTCTCTCAAGAGCAACCAGTGGCGAACTGCAGAGTCTATGCTGGAGCCGCGCTTTGCCCACCAAAGCATCTCATACCTGCACTTCATCTTTGTCTTGGGGGGTCTCGGACCAGACAGACGACTAACAAGCAGTGTTCAAAG GTACAACAGCATGTTCAATCAGTGGGAGTGGATGGCGCCCATGCCGGAAGCCGTCCTACACCCTGCAGTTGCTGCTACAAACCAGAGGATCTATATGTTTGGAGGAGAGGATGCTTTGAAGAACCCTGTCAGACTGATACAG GTGTATCACATCGGCCGGAACATGTGGTCGAAGATGGAAAACAGAACAGTGAAGAATGTGTCCGCTCCTGCTGTTGTTGTGGATGAATTAATCTACATTGTTGGAG GATACACCAGGAGAATGCTCGCCTACGACGCCAGGACTAACCGCTTTACCATGTGTGCCAACCTGAAGGAGAGGAAGATGCACCACTCGGCCGTCGTTCTCAACAGCAAACTCTACGTCACCGGCGGGCGCTACCTCACAGGACAAGACGATGTGGAAGACTCGAACTCCTTTGAGGTCTACGACTCAAAGACAGACTCTTGGACGTCAGCTGGGAGCTTGCCACACAAACTGTTTGACCACGGCTCTGTGACTTTGACGTGTGTCTCAGAGACTCGAGCTAAGCAGAACTGA